In Rhodococcus sp. OK302, one genomic interval encodes:
- a CDS encoding DUF881 domain-containing protein — protein sequence MKTTGEDVRRNPVPSLLRSLMTEHLDPGYEAAALEREHDHSRNGMPRTGPWLAVGAVLIGFVLSVSAVSAARQITGTEDLRADLVAKVRETQEHIDALDATRNSLTESVDDARGSALVGDARGSQVLGQLRAVESEAGIETVHGEGITVTLTDPAGRPNLSDASQRSVGGKSVVLDRDLQTVVNALWEGGAEAVSVGGVRIGPAVTIRQAGGAMLVDNQPVFSPYVVKAIGDSPSLQRKFVVSDAYLRMSSLTQLYGVGFAVAEDNSLTLPPATPRPVRVATQPNQPK from the coding sequence ATGAAGACAACCGGGGAGGATGTGCGCCGCAATCCGGTGCCGTCGCTGCTCCGGTCGTTGATGACCGAACACCTCGACCCCGGCTATGAAGCAGCAGCACTCGAACGAGAACACGATCACAGTCGGAACGGCATGCCGCGTACCGGACCGTGGTTGGCCGTCGGTGCGGTTCTCATCGGGTTCGTTCTCAGCGTGTCCGCGGTCTCTGCTGCCCGTCAGATAACGGGTACCGAAGATCTGCGCGCAGACCTCGTTGCCAAGGTCCGTGAGACACAAGAACACATCGATGCCTTGGATGCGACGCGTAATTCGCTCACCGAATCGGTCGACGACGCCCGCGGGTCGGCACTTGTCGGAGATGCCCGCGGAAGCCAGGTGCTCGGGCAACTTCGAGCTGTCGAATCCGAGGCGGGAATCGAAACTGTGCACGGGGAAGGCATTACCGTCACGCTGACCGATCCGGCCGGCCGGCCGAATCTTTCGGATGCCTCACAGCGGAGCGTCGGCGGAAAGTCCGTAGTTCTCGATCGAGACCTGCAAACAGTGGTCAATGCATTGTGGGAGGGAGGCGCTGAGGCTGTTTCGGTTGGCGGTGTGCGTATCGGTCCCGCCGTGACAATCCGTCAAGCCGGCGGCGCGATGCTGGTCGACAACCAACCCGTCTTCTCGCCGTACGTAGTGAAGGCAATCGGTGACAGTCCCAGTCTGCAACGAAAGTTCGTCGTCAGCGATGCATACCTCAGGATGTCGAGCCTCACGCAGTTGTACGGTGTCGGTTTTGCTGTGGCCGAAGATAACTCGCTGACCCTTCCGCCCGCGACTCCGCGCCCCGTGCGTGTCGCGACCCAACCGAATCAACCCAAGTGA
- a CDS encoding NUDIX hydrolase, with protein sequence MVNVDLLDRAHVESAFATFEPKSVDPDGRRLASVVFALMRDADGTSVFPLTKRPSKMRAHPGQFALPGGSVDPGETPEEGAVRELSEELGLTTTPADIIGRLDDYVTRSGFVIRPFVVWSGVDFDQLVPNPDEVASMYAVTSAELDVEPRFVSIEESPNPVVQWPFRTSLVHAPTGAVVYQLREVLSGRHTRIDNLEQPVFAWR encoded by the coding sequence ATGGTGAACGTAGATTTACTCGATCGGGCTCACGTCGAATCGGCCTTCGCGACGTTCGAACCGAAGTCCGTCGATCCCGATGGCCGCCGGTTGGCTTCCGTGGTCTTTGCGTTGATGCGCGATGCCGACGGAACATCGGTCTTTCCGCTGACCAAGCGTCCCAGCAAGATGCGCGCACACCCCGGTCAGTTCGCGCTGCCCGGCGGCAGCGTCGACCCCGGTGAGACACCCGAAGAGGGCGCAGTGCGGGAACTGTCCGAGGAACTTGGTCTGACGACGACTCCGGCAGACATCATCGGGCGACTCGACGACTACGTCACTCGATCAGGGTTTGTGATCCGGCCATTTGTCGTCTGGTCGGGTGTCGACTTCGATCAACTCGTTCCCAACCCGGACGAGGTTGCATCGATGTATGCCGTGACATCGGCGGAACTCGATGTGGAACCGCGTTTCGTCTCGATCGAAGAGTCGCCGAACCCCGTGGTGCAGTGGCCGTTTCGAACCAGTCTCGTTCACGCGCCGACCGGTGCCGTCGTCTACCAGCTTCGCGAGGTTCTGAGTGGGCGGCATACCCGGATCGACAACCTCGAACAACCCGTCTTCGCGTGGCGGTAG
- a CDS encoding MerR family transcriptional regulator, producing MTGSVGLTSEELQPGLFPDDSIPDDLVGYRVPIACQIAGITYRQLDYWARTSLVVPSIRGAAGSGSQRLYSFKDILVLKIVKRLLDTGISLQNIRVAVDHLRNRGVRDLANITLFSDGTSVYECTSPEEVVDLLQGGQGVFGIAVSGAMRELTGTIADFPAERADGGESDPNPEDELASRRANRVSRKTG from the coding sequence ATCACCGGCAGTGTCGGTCTGACTTCCGAAGAACTGCAACCCGGACTCTTTCCGGACGACTCCATTCCTGACGACCTGGTCGGATACCGTGTTCCGATCGCCTGCCAGATTGCCGGCATCACCTACCGTCAACTCGACTACTGGGCGCGTACTTCGTTGGTCGTCCCGTCGATCCGCGGCGCCGCAGGATCCGGCAGCCAACGTTTGTACTCATTCAAGGACATTCTGGTCCTGAAGATCGTCAAGCGTTTACTCGATACCGGAATTTCTCTGCAGAATATTCGCGTCGCTGTAGATCACCTTCGCAACCGCGGGGTTCGCGACCTCGCCAACATCACACTTTTCTCCGATGGTACGAGCGTCTACGAATGCACGTCGCCCGAAGAGGTTGTCGATCTACTTCAAGGCGGGCAGGGCGTATTCGGTATCGCCGTCAGCGGTGCGATGCGTGAACTCACCGGAACCATCGCAGATTTCCCGGCGGAGCGCGCCGACGGCGGTGAAAGCGACCCAAACCCCGAAGATGAATTGGCCTCGCGTCGGGCGAATCGGGTGTCCCGCAAGACGGGATAA
- a CDS encoding CDP-alcohol phosphatidyltransferase family protein, which yields MTDRVLTVPNILSMVRLLALPLFAYLLLVTHSDGWALALLMLSGFTDWLDGKLARVLNQTSRLGAVLDPLVDRLYVVTTLVTFVARDFIPWWVAAILIGRDLILALTLPIYRRRGLPPPEVVYLGKAATFLLMFALPLILAGQGDWAIAAFTHTFGFAFLIWGTVLYVWTAVIYILKAAEVARTYEVTPR from the coding sequence ATGACGGATCGAGTTCTGACAGTTCCCAACATCCTCAGCATGGTGCGGCTTCTGGCGCTCCCGCTCTTCGCCTATCTGCTTCTGGTGACGCACTCCGACGGCTGGGCCTTGGCTCTACTGATGCTCAGCGGATTTACTGACTGGCTCGACGGCAAGCTGGCCCGCGTTCTCAATCAGACATCCCGATTGGGCGCTGTGCTGGACCCTCTGGTCGATCGCCTGTACGTCGTCACCACCCTGGTCACGTTTGTGGCGCGCGATTTCATTCCCTGGTGGGTTGCCGCAATCCTGATCGGCCGCGATCTGATTCTGGCGCTCACCTTGCCGATTTATCGCCGGCGTGGGCTCCCGCCTCCGGAGGTCGTCTACCTCGGCAAGGCCGCAACCTTCCTGCTGATGTTCGCGCTTCCGTTGATTCTGGCCGGGCAGGGCGATTGGGCGATTGCCGCATTCACTCACACGTTCGGCTTCGCATTCTTGATCTGGGGAACCGTTCTGTACGTGTGGACTGCGGTGATCTACATTCTCAAAGCTGCTGAGGTTGCTCGAACCTACGAGGTCACGCCCCGATGA
- the garA gene encoding glycogen accumulation regulator GarA produces MSENGNDAGYGESPAETTSVFRADFLNELDNSSAAPAAEQPVSGVEGLPTGAALLVVKRGPNAGSRFLLDQPTTSAGRHPDSDIFLDDVTVSRRHAEFRQEDAEFHVVDVGSLNGTYVNREPVDSAVLANGDEVQIGKFRLVFLTGPRAGGSQVGETSAGAGS; encoded by the coding sequence GTGAGCGAGAACGGTAACGACGCGGGCTATGGGGAGTCTCCGGCGGAGACCACATCGGTATTCCGCGCAGATTTCCTCAACGAGCTCGACAACTCCTCAGCAGCACCGGCCGCCGAGCAGCCGGTATCTGGTGTCGAAGGCCTGCCGACCGGCGCCGCATTGCTCGTCGTCAAACGAGGACCCAACGCCGGTTCGCGTTTCCTGCTGGATCAGCCGACCACCTCTGCGGGTCGCCATCCTGACAGTGACATCTTCCTTGACGACGTGACTGTCAGCCGTCGACATGCGGAGTTCCGCCAGGAAGATGCTGAGTTCCACGTTGTCGATGTCGGCAGCCTGAACGGTACGTACGTCAACCGTGAGCCCGTCGATTCGGCTGTATTGGCCAACGGCGACGAGGTCCAGATCGGAAAGTTCCGTCTGGTATTCCTCACCGGTCCGCGTGCCGGCGGTTCGCAGGTGGGAGAGACGTCAGCAGGTGCGGGTAGCTAA
- the gcvP gene encoding aminomethyl-transferring glycine dehydrogenase gives MIDAASRIFADRHVGPNAAELARILELIGVDSLDDLATKAVPSVILDAAPGGIADGLDALPLPVGEHEALAELTALAAQNTVATSMIGLGYFDTLTPPVLLRNIIENPAWYTAYTPYQPEISQGRLEALLNFQTMVSDLSGMELANSSMLDEATAAAEAMTLLRRANRSKSPRCVVDADIYPQTLAVIETRAEPLGIEIVSADLTQGLPEGEFFGIIAQIPGASGRVVDYTAIIAEAHERGALVAVGADLLAMTLITSPGELGADACFGTTQRFGVPMGYGGPHAGYLAVHAKHARQLPGRLVGVSIDADGDKAYRLALQTREQHIRREKATSNICTAQVLLAILAAMYASYHGAEGLKAIALRVAAQANALATGLREGGVTVVHDSFFDTVLAQVPGKAADVVAAAKESGINLRLVDADHVGISCDEATTADHVLAVLDAFGIDDAVVAIDAEGNSVPVAQERTSDYLQHEAFTRYRTETAMLRYLRALSDKDIALDRSMIPLGSCTMKLNATAEMESITWPAFNAIHPFAPTSDAPGLLKIIKDLEDWLVAVTGYDNVSLQPNAGSQGEYAGLLAIRNYHLSRGDDHRDTCLIPSSAHGTNAASAVMAGMRVEVVACRPNGDVDVDDLRAKIADHAERLAAIMITYPSTHGVYEHEISDICAAVHDAGGQVYVDGANLNALVGLARPGRFGGDVSHLNLHKTFCIPHGGGGPGVGPIGVRSHLAPFMPGHPMAPELGGRGTISAAPYGSASILPITWTYIRMMGAQGLRRASLTAIASANYIARRLDEYFPVLYTGENGMVAHECILDLRGLTKDTGVTVDDVAKRLADYGFHAPTMSFPVVGTLMVEPTESENLEEIDEFCEAMIAIRGEIDRVAAGEWTVEDNPLRGAPHTAGSIAAEWDHPYSREIAVFPRGKARPKVWPAVRRIDGAHGDRNLVCSCPPIEAFAGN, from the coding sequence GTGATCGACGCTGCAAGCCGTATTTTTGCCGACCGCCATGTCGGTCCGAACGCCGCGGAACTCGCGCGCATCCTTGAACTGATCGGGGTCGATTCTCTCGACGATCTCGCCACCAAGGCCGTACCTTCCGTCATTCTCGACGCAGCTCCCGGCGGAATTGCCGATGGGCTCGACGCGCTTCCGCTTCCCGTCGGTGAGCATGAAGCTCTCGCAGAGCTGACGGCCCTCGCCGCTCAGAACACCGTGGCCACCTCGATGATCGGCCTCGGCTACTTCGACACGCTCACCCCGCCGGTGTTGCTGCGCAACATCATCGAAAACCCGGCCTGGTACACCGCGTACACGCCGTATCAGCCCGAGATCAGCCAGGGCCGCCTCGAAGCCCTCCTCAACTTCCAGACGATGGTGTCCGACCTGTCGGGCATGGAACTTGCAAACTCGTCGATGCTCGACGAAGCCACCGCAGCAGCTGAAGCCATGACGTTGCTTCGCCGCGCGAACCGCAGCAAGTCGCCCCGATGTGTTGTCGACGCCGACATCTACCCGCAGACGTTGGCCGTCATCGAGACGCGCGCCGAGCCTCTCGGCATCGAAATTGTCTCCGCCGACCTCACCCAGGGCCTGCCCGAAGGTGAGTTCTTCGGAATCATCGCTCAGATCCCGGGTGCATCGGGCCGCGTCGTCGACTACACCGCGATTATCGCCGAGGCTCACGAGCGCGGCGCACTGGTTGCCGTCGGCGCCGATCTTCTCGCGATGACGTTGATTACCTCGCCCGGTGAACTCGGCGCGGACGCGTGCTTCGGCACAACCCAGCGTTTCGGTGTTCCCATGGGTTACGGCGGACCGCACGCCGGCTACTTGGCCGTGCACGCCAAGCATGCCCGTCAGCTGCCCGGTCGTTTGGTCGGTGTCTCCATCGACGCCGACGGCGACAAGGCATACCGCCTCGCGCTGCAGACCCGTGAGCAGCACATCCGTCGCGAAAAGGCGACGTCCAACATCTGTACCGCTCAGGTGCTCCTCGCCATCCTCGCTGCAATGTACGCGAGCTACCACGGCGCCGAGGGTCTCAAGGCGATTGCGTTGCGCGTCGCTGCGCAGGCGAATGCACTGGCCACCGGCCTGCGTGAGGGCGGCGTGACCGTCGTTCACGATTCGTTCTTCGACACCGTTCTGGCGCAGGTCCCGGGCAAGGCTGCCGATGTCGTGGCTGCTGCCAAGGAATCCGGCATCAACCTGCGACTGGTCGACGCCGACCACGTCGGAATCTCCTGCGACGAAGCAACCACTGCCGATCACGTCCTCGCAGTCCTCGACGCATTCGGAATCGACGACGCCGTTGTTGCCATCGACGCCGAAGGTAACTCCGTTCCGGTCGCTCAGGAGCGTACGTCGGACTACCTGCAGCATGAGGCATTCACCCGTTACCGTACGGAAACAGCGATGCTTCGCTACCTGCGTGCGTTGTCCGACAAGGACATTGCGCTCGACCGCAGCATGATCCCACTGGGATCCTGCACCATGAAGCTCAACGCGACCGCCGAGATGGAATCCATCACCTGGCCCGCATTCAATGCCATTCACCCGTTTGCGCCCACTTCCGACGCACCCGGACTGCTCAAGATCATCAAGGATCTCGAAGACTGGCTGGTTGCGGTCACCGGTTACGACAATGTGAGCCTGCAGCCCAACGCGGGCAGTCAGGGGGAGTACGCGGGTCTGCTCGCGATCCGCAACTACCACCTCAGTCGCGGCGACGATCACCGCGACACCTGCCTGATCCCGTCCAGCGCCCACGGCACCAACGCCGCATCCGCCGTCATGGCAGGAATGCGCGTCGAGGTTGTCGCGTGCCGTCCCAACGGCGATGTCGACGTCGACGATCTGCGTGCCAAGATTGCTGATCACGCTGAGCGTCTCGCCGCGATCATGATCACGTACCCGTCCACCCACGGTGTGTACGAGCACGAGATCTCCGACATCTGCGCAGCGGTGCACGACGCCGGCGGACAGGTATACGTCGACGGTGCCAACCTCAATGCTCTTGTCGGCCTTGCCCGTCCGGGTCGTTTCGGCGGCGACGTCAGCCATCTGAACCTGCACAAGACTTTCTGCATCCCGCACGGCGGCGGTGGCCCCGGCGTCGGACCGATCGGTGTTCGTTCACACCTCGCACCGTTCATGCCCGGACATCCCATGGCGCCGGAACTGGGCGGCCGGGGCACAATCTCCGCCGCGCCGTACGGCAGCGCATCCATCCTGCCCATCACCTGGACTTACATCCGAATGATGGGAGCGCAGGGCCTGCGCCGCGCGAGCCTGACGGCTATCGCGTCCGCCAACTACATCGCCCGTCGTCTCGACGAGTACTTCCCGGTGCTCTACACCGGCGAAAACGGCATGGTCGCGCACGAGTGCATCCTCGACCTGCGCGGTCTGACCAAGGACACCGGAGTTACCGTCGACGACGTCGCAAAGCGTCTGGCCGACTACGGTTTCCATGCCCCGACCATGAGCTTCCCCGTGGTCGGCACCCTCATGGTCGAGCCCACCGAGAGCGAAAACCTCGAAGAAATCGACGAGTTCTGCGAAGCGATGATTGCCATTCGCGGCGAGATCGATCGCGTCGCAGCCGGCGAATGGACCGTCGAGGACAACCCACTGCGCGGTGCGCCGCACACCGCCGGAAGCATTGCAGCCGAGTGGGATCACCCCTACTCGCGCGAGATCGCAGTGTTCCCGCGTGGTAAGGCTCGGCCCAAGGTATGGCCGGCAGTGCGTCGTATCGACGGTGCGCATGGCGACCGCAACCTGGTCTGCTCATGCCCGCCGATCGAAGCGTTCGCGGGTAACTAG
- the ftsR gene encoding transcriptional regulator FtsR, which translates to MTALRQQSQPGMSIGSVLDRLRPDFPDVTISKIRFLESEGLISPQRTPSGYRRFSVEDCERLRYVLTAQRDQYLPLKVIKEQLEAIDSGAATVSADTSAPRRPRVLSIAPGEVSPEVFRVDREVRVGRADLLARADVDDRFLTELIRTGLIVPGAAGFFDEDAVTLARTAKAMAEYGLEVRHLRAFKLAADREAGLVTQIAGPVAKGRDAGARDRAEEMVRELAALSLTLHTCLVKSAVRGSLDR; encoded by the coding sequence ATGACGGCCTTGAGGCAGCAGAGCCAGCCCGGAATGTCTATCGGTTCCGTGCTGGATCGGTTGCGTCCAGATTTTCCCGACGTGACGATTTCGAAGATTCGTTTCCTCGAGTCCGAGGGCTTGATCAGCCCCCAACGGACGCCGTCGGGATACCGCAGGTTCTCCGTCGAGGACTGCGAGCGTCTGCGCTACGTACTGACCGCTCAACGCGATCAGTACCTGCCACTGAAAGTGATCAAGGAACAACTCGAGGCGATCGACAGTGGCGCCGCGACGGTCAGTGCAGATACTTCTGCGCCTCGGCGTCCGCGGGTTCTGTCGATCGCTCCCGGGGAAGTATCACCCGAGGTGTTCCGGGTTGACCGGGAAGTGCGCGTGGGGCGGGCGGATTTGCTGGCCCGCGCCGACGTCGACGACCGCTTCTTGACCGAGTTGATTCGCACCGGGCTGATCGTGCCGGGGGCCGCCGGCTTCTTCGACGAAGATGCGGTCACCTTGGCTCGGACGGCCAAGGCAATGGCTGAATACGGTTTGGAAGTGCGGCATTTGCGCGCGTTCAAGTTGGCTGCAGATCGCGAAGCCGGGTTGGTGACGCAGATTGCGGGACCGGTAGCCAAGGGGCGCGACGCCGGTGCTCGTGATCGGGCCGAGGAAATGGTGCGGGAATTGGCGGCGCTGTCGTTGACGTTGCATACGTGCTTGGTCAAATCAGCGGTCCGCGGAAGCCTTGATCGCTGA
- a CDS encoding small basic family protein, with product MKAGSALYGLAALVIGIVLGVVFSPQVPDVIQPYLPIAVVAALDAVFGGLRAYLDEIFDAKVFVVSFVFNVLVASLIVWLGDQLGVGTQLSTAIVVVLGIRIFGNAAALRRRLFGA from the coding sequence ATGAAGGCCGGTTCCGCCCTGTACGGACTCGCAGCGCTGGTGATCGGCATCGTGCTGGGTGTCGTCTTCAGCCCGCAGGTGCCCGACGTGATTCAGCCGTACCTGCCGATCGCCGTCGTCGCTGCCCTCGACGCAGTCTTCGGTGGATTGCGCGCATATCTGGACGAAATCTTCGACGCCAAAGTGTTTGTCGTCTCGTTTGTCTTCAACGTTCTGGTGGCCTCACTGATCGTCTGGTTGGGCGATCAGTTGGGCGTCGGCACGCAGCTTTCGACGGCAATCGTCGTTGTTCTGGGTATCCGTATCTTCGGCAACGCAGCGGCACTACGGCGACGCCTGTTCGGAGCGTGA
- the gcvH gene encoding glycine cleavage system protein GcvH, whose amino-acid sequence MSELDTPTDLRYTAEHEWVKRTGPTSVRVGITDFAQSQLGDVVFVQLPAEGEAVTAGESLGEVESTKSVSDIFAPFTAKVLAANSELDGQPELVNTDPYNNGWLVDLEVADEAALDSALSETLDAAGYTELTSS is encoded by the coding sequence GTGAGTGAGCTCGATACACCTACCGATCTGCGTTACACCGCGGAGCACGAGTGGGTGAAGCGAACCGGCCCGACCTCTGTTCGAGTCGGTATCACCGACTTCGCTCAGTCACAGCTCGGAGACGTGGTGTTCGTCCAGCTTCCCGCTGAAGGCGAAGCAGTCACCGCCGGTGAATCGCTCGGTGAGGTCGAATCCACCAAGAGCGTCTCCGACATCTTCGCGCCGTTCACCGCGAAAGTGCTTGCAGCCAACAGTGAATTGGATGGTCAGCCGGAACTGGTCAACACAGACCCGTACAACAACGGCTGGTTGGTCGATCTCGAGGTAGCCGACGAAGCTGCGTTGGACAGCGCACTTTCGGAGACTCTCGACGCTGCCGGATACACAGAACTCACGTCCAGCTAG
- a CDS encoding bifunctional nuclease family protein, whose translation MGEMRVIGVRVEQPQNQPVLLLRESDGDRYLPIWIGQTEATAIVLEQQGVEPARPLTHDLIKILIESFGRSLQEVRIVDLQEGTFYADLVFDEQTTVSARPSDSIALALRIGVPIFASEAVLAEAGLIIPDEREDEVEKFKEFLDTISPDDFKATDG comes from the coding sequence ATGGGCGAAATGCGTGTGATCGGAGTTCGTGTCGAGCAGCCCCAGAATCAACCGGTTTTGTTGCTTCGTGAATCCGACGGCGATCGGTATCTGCCGATCTGGATCGGGCAGACGGAAGCGACGGCGATCGTTCTGGAGCAGCAGGGCGTCGAGCCGGCTCGGCCCCTCACACATGATCTGATCAAGATACTGATCGAGTCCTTCGGCCGGAGCTTGCAGGAAGTCCGCATCGTGGATCTGCAGGAAGGGACGTTCTACGCTGATCTGGTTTTCGACGAGCAGACCACTGTGTCGGCGCGTCCGTCGGATTCCATTGCGTTGGCACTTCGGATCGGTGTGCCGATCTTTGCGTCGGAGGCGGTTCTCGCCGAGGCTGGCTTGATTATTCCGGACGAGCGCGAGGACGAGGTGGAGAAGTTCAAGGAATTCCTGGACACCATTTCTCCGGACGACTTCAAAGCCACTGACGGATAG
- a CDS encoding DUF881 domain-containing protein, giving the protein MAESGAGPHEGRHELRPVSKHRSNVVFAILAAVLLGVLGIAIATQVRSTVAGDSLDSARPADLLVVLDNLNRREAALRQEVSDLEDSLATLQRSGSTVAALAEAQARLMALSIQVGTAPAIGPGVTMTLTDPAGGVGSEVMLDLIQELRAAGAEAIQIAGSTGEPIRIGVNSWVTGRGGALELDSVKISAPYTVSAIGDPPTLAAALNIPGGVFDNVSRNGGSFSLEQSQQVTISALRQLNPRQYAQPGN; this is encoded by the coding sequence ATGGCTGAATCCGGCGCAGGTCCGCACGAAGGGCGACACGAACTTCGTCCGGTATCCAAACATCGCTCCAACGTCGTATTTGCAATCCTCGCTGCAGTTCTCCTCGGTGTGCTCGGAATAGCAATTGCGACGCAAGTCCGCAGTACCGTTGCGGGCGACTCACTCGATTCCGCCAGGCCGGCTGACCTGCTGGTAGTCCTCGACAACCTCAATCGTCGTGAAGCTGCTCTGCGACAGGAAGTATCCGACCTCGAGGATTCGTTGGCGACGCTACAACGTAGCGGTAGCACCGTCGCCGCGCTCGCCGAAGCGCAGGCGCGACTGATGGCGTTGTCCATCCAGGTGGGGACGGCGCCCGCAATCGGTCCCGGTGTGACGATGACGTTGACCGACCCGGCCGGTGGTGTCGGATCCGAGGTCATGCTCGATCTGATCCAAGAGCTCCGCGCAGCGGGAGCCGAGGCCATTCAGATTGCCGGGTCTACAGGCGAACCGATCCGGATCGGTGTCAACTCGTGGGTTACCGGACGCGGCGGGGCACTCGAGTTGGACTCCGTGAAGATCTCAGCGCCGTACACTGTGAGCGCGATCGGCGATCCGCCGACTTTGGCAGCGGCGCTGAACATTCCCGGTGGAGTGTTCGACAACGTTTCACGCAATGGAGGAAGTTTCTCGCTCGAGCAATCGCAGCAGGTCACGATCTCCGCCTTGCGACAATTGAATCCGCGCCAATACGCTCAACCTGGAAATTGA